The Triticum aestivum cultivar Chinese Spring chromosome 4B, IWGSC CS RefSeq v2.1, whole genome shotgun sequence sequence gcctcggcgtcGGGGGCCGCGGAGAAGGCCGACGGGCGGGGCGCGAAGCGGGCCAGCGCGCGGCGGCCGCCGCGGAGGCTCGCGCCGGCCCTGTCAAGGGCCCGGCGGACCGCGCCGGGGCCGTCGGCGGACATGGCGGAGGGGGGACGGCCGGCCGGCGGGCGCGCGGGCGGGCGAGATCCGcgttccccctctccctctctcacctTCTCTGGGCGTTGGTCTTGGTCTGGTCTGCTTTTGGCtttgcccacacacacacacacttgggTCTAGGCCAAGGCCAACCCTCTCCCAACCTCAACAAAAATGCAAAATGTGGTGCCAATTCTCTTCTTTTCAACACAAGGAATTTCAACCCAACTTTGCAAAATTGAGATCAAATGCCCTCACAGGCATTAAATTCGATCCACGATATAATTTAGTATTGGCCTCTGTTCCCGATTACTCGTCGTAaatttttctagatacggatgtattcaGACACATTTTTAGTGCCGGATATAGCTGTATCTAGACAGATCTGAGACAAGTaattctggatggagggagtatctaaCCTACAGCTAAATGCTCGTGTGCTTGCTTCGAAAGTTGCTCCCTTAGTCGCCCAATATACGTTCGTTTTTCAAGTTATTGTTTGTTATACATTATCAATTGTTTAACCACTTTTGCCACTGCCACCATAATACACGAGttggtaaaaaaatgaaaaataaatctcAAGGTATAGGGCAGTTGAGTAAAATATATGTCCTTTACAAAATGGATGGAGACCTTGCGACTTCCTAACTTAAGAGGTCAATGGCCGAAACTAACAAATCAAACACAACGTGTCGAGGGAGGTTCGACTCTCCACCTACCACCCCTTTCCTCGTTCTCTCCACCTCCCCTCCCTTCACTCTACCCCCTTCTCAGATTTGCCTTGCAcggcccctcccctctccctccggccttgcCGGCGGGTGAGTAGGACGAGGGTCCCTTCCTCCCATAGCTATAGATTAGGTGTAGTTTCATCCCTAGTGGCTTTGGAATCACTCTCCGCTTGTCTATGGAGAAGACAATAGATGTGGATGCGCTACTGGCTTGGCCTTGGCCTTGTGCTTGTGGTGGTTGGTGTCTCCCTCGTCGACAATTGCAAATTGGTAGGCCATGTGGCAACACTAATTAATATCCTCTGGCATCCGTGCTCTTCCTCTTCTCTCTTCAGGAGTTGGAGAAGAAATCTATGCCGACACATCTTCTTGGTAGTTGTTCCTTCTCAATAATAATCCCCTATAATCTCTTGATCTGCTCTCCAACATTGGCTTTTATCCCTATATATTGCAATGTTCGTTTACTCATTCTTCAAAAAAACAATTCCTCCTAGTCATGCAGCAAGAGGTTTGTGATGGGCATGCTTTTCTTTCCTCTGTTTTGGCTCATCCCCTCTATTTCTCCGGTGATGCTATTATTGATGCACCGGAGATTGGTCTCCTTCGGTTGGATTTGGGTCCAGAAACCCTTGGCTAGTTTAGGGCTTGGACCTTATTGGTCGCCGACGCACGTGCTTCTTCCTATCTCATAGTGTCAGCAATTTTTTGTGGCTTCAATTGTGCCGCGGTAGTAAATGCATAGCCCACGAGCAAAGAGGGGCCGTTAGCAGGCATCGCGGGCCATTGGCGGTGTCGTCGTCCTACTGGCGGCGGCCGGAGAATCGGCTTGTCGTGGACAAGTCTCTTCCGATCAGCGGCGGTGGCGTGGAAGCCGTTTCCAAGCTCGAAGAAACGATTGTGCTGAAGACTGACACGTGGATTGTCTTTCCGTGGAAGGTGGTGCATGTGCCATTGTTAAATCGTTATATTATTGTTCTTTTTCTGAGGGTTGCTTATGTTATCGACTTTTATGTTTATTTCTTATGCATTTAGTTTGATCTGGTATAATATATGCAGGAGAGCCCTCTTTAGAGGGTTTATAACTCTGCCAAAAAAAAAACAAGAGGTGAATGGACCACACCAACTTCTTTATAAGAGTAAAGATACTTGAAAAATAAACCTCATTATGTTAGGGGTCAGTTCTTTCCGGCTTATCTAACAGATTCCGGGTCTATAGAATCGGAAGCTATAAAAACTCGAGGGTAAAACAGTTCGAAAAATTCACATTCGAGGTAAAACAGCTCAAAACAACTCAGTGTTAGCAGCTCAGCATACAATTTAAGTATAGAGGCACTACATAATTCAACACACGACTCATACTAAAATCTATATTGCAATACCTGAAAAGAATTCTGCACACGGCTGATTCTATGAGCAGTTTCACATAACATGATTCTGTGTGTAGTTAAGCTGATAAGAAGTCCGACTTAAGCATAGGCGGACCCTTGAACAAAATATGCAGGGCAACCGCGTCaaattttgaccgtaaatttaactaataaaatgttaatgcatgtcaatagAAAATATACCGTTGTATTCGTATTTGAACAGAGTTTTCAATGGTACAATTTTTTATGATGTGCATTGacgttttgttagttaaatctatgatcaaaatttgacactaaATACGAAGGGGAGTAATAAACCAAGATGGAGGTAGTACACCAGTAAGTTGAAAGACAAAAGACTGCTTCAGGACAATTCGCTAAAAATAACAGATAATCTGGGGTGATGTAAAGAAAAAAGAACAGATAATCTGGGGAGTAGAGCTTCAACGCCCGACGCTCACCCCATCACAAAGATGAGAAGTTTAAGAAAACAACAAGACTCGAGAATCCAATCCAATGCTATTACACGTTCTTCCAGATAAATAAATTGGTTATCACAGGGCAACTCGCAATTCTCGAATTCTGGGCAATAGAACAGAGTCAATGGTGGTGACTGTGCCGAGCAAAACAAACAATCCCAGGAGAAGGCAAGCACTTGCTCAGATTTATGTTAACTCGGCGTAATGCCAGGCAAAACATGTCAAccataactagtactccctccgtcaagaaatataagagcatttagatcactactttagtgatctaaaacgctcttatatttctttatggagggagtacgtaCAAATCAGCTGGCTCTCTGATGGAGCATGCACAGAAGCCACATGAAGGATACCTGAACAGTCTCCAGAAACAAAATGTGATTAGTACTTGCACTTGATCTACTTATACTCTAGTCACCGACATCAGTAAGCTGGAAATCCAAAAGCTGGTTCAGTTAAGAGAGCAGCAGCATCAGCAAACAAATGCTTTGTGATTTAGTACTTGGGTAACTTgttaacaaaaaataaaaataaaagagaagctTGAGAGTAGAGCTTCAACGACGACAGACAACGGGCGCGTGACGCTCACCCAATCACAAAGAACAAACTTTAAGAGAGCAGCAAGACTCGAGGTAGGTCCCAAATATTATTATCACACGACCTTCCAAACAAATAAATAAACTGGTTATCCGTGCTACTTGTACTCAAGACAACAGTATAGGATCACAGCTCCCCCAAAGTTGTGGGCAGCCCAAGTCACAAATCCCAGAGGCCAGAAGCGACATCTGACCTGAATCCTGGGCAATGGTACAGAGTCAATGGTGGCTGACTGTGCCCGGTGAAACAATCCCAGGAAAAAGCACATGCCACCCATAATAATTAAGTAAAGATACATGGGGCATGAGCACAAGCCACATGGAGGATAACCGACTGGCCTCCAGAAACAAAAAACAGAATGCATGCTTACAGGAGAGTGTCCGATACTCCGAGGAAGATGACAACACCTGAAGAACAATGCCCAGATTGATTATTCATACAGCAAAGCAAAAACCAGAACAGAACATTCACTACCTGTCGTGGAGATTAGTTGTACGATGTCTACTTTGCCATACAATCCAGCACAGGACACGACACGACAaccataaaaaggaaaaagaacatTGTGATGTTGACTGATTAAGCATGTCAGGCTCATTTGCTTCAGTGTTGTATAAATTTCACCATCAACCAACCAATCACTGACGGTTCGCAAGATCCTATCAAACGAATTCGTTAGAACAGACagaaaaaagaaaactaaatgCAACGAGCCATTCAGCAATCAAAAGAGCGAAGTAGGTGGCTAGTTCGATTTAGTTTCCCCCCTTCTCTTTATGACCGCAAAGGCCAAGTTAAACACCACAAATAATGAATGTATGTCTCCTTTTTAAACATCAACAGCTTAACACAGTGGACAGGAAGATTGTGAATACATGTAAAAGTACGCACATCAGTTTGAAACAGGGCCTGGTTCATGCTCGATGGGAAGTGTGTTTCACAATTCAGTGCATCGTGCAGCAAGACAAACACCCCAAAGTATTTGAATAGAAGAAGCAGTGGCTATACATGGTGGCTGACTCAACCCAGCAAAACAATCCCAGGAGAAAGCACATGCTCAGATTTATCTCCCGTGAAGCATCAACAGAAGCCACATGGAGGACAACCCAAAAGTCTCCAGAAACAAATAAGAAAAAAAAAACCAGATTAGTATACATGCTTAGGCAAGTGCCAGATACCAAGGCAGAGACGGCGATGCCTCAAGAACAATGCCCAAATTGATTATTCATACAGCAAGGCAAAAACCAGAACAGAACAGAACATTCGCTCCCTGTTGCGGAGATTTAGTTGTGCGATGTCTACTTTTGCCATACAATCCAACCATGGTGTGTAAAAAGAGCTACAGGTAGGGCAGAAAGGCGCAAGGCGCGACAACTGAACAGAAAACAGACATTGTGATGATGAAAACAGACAAAGTATGTACAATTGTACAACAATTTGAATCAGGTCATGGTTGATGCTTTATGGGAAGTATGTTAGCAATTCAGTGCATCGTGCAGCAAGACAAACACCGGAAAATATTTGCACAAAAGTAGCAGTCACCATTCATTGAAAGCTGAAACAGACTCATATTTTTAGGTGCGGAACTGCAAGTAAAGAACCAGCACACATCACAAGCGCTGGAATGGCAAAATGGTGAAGGCAGTTGACATAGGAAGTTTGGAATTGCTGTAATCTAGTATCTATCTACATATATGTCTTCGTAGGCATGACTGAATCCTGGTGCTTGGCCATGGCACTGAACCCCCAAAACGGCGAAGCATAAGAAACACTGACAGCATGACTGAAGTTCGCTAAGCGATATAACTACTACCACCGGCACAATTCTCACGGCTATCTACCTATCAATCATGGAAAAGGCGCCACCGGGCTTTTCCATTTGATGACAGCATCACCGAATGACAGATGGTATCAAGTTCCAAGGCGGCCCGGCGACATTGCAGGTCCAAACGGAGGAGAATGCACCCCTGCCCTGCACTGAATTGTCCAAATGGAGGTGAGATTTGTGGGCATCAGAAATGTGAAATCCAGGGGAAGAGAAATTGTCAGTGCTGCGTTGCTCTGTACCTGCCGGCAATGGATATGGGTGGGTGGCTAGAAGATGCCGCGCTGGCGGGCGAGCGCGAGGAAGTCCTCCAAGGGATCCTGCttgctggcggcggcgccggcggcggtggcggtggggaTCATGAGCATCGCCCTGTAGAGAGGATCGACGATGGCACGGGGTGGTTGCTCTGGCTGTTGCTTGGGgctcggggttggggtcggggccgGGGCCGGGGTGCTGAACTTGGCGCCCCTGACCTTCCTGGTGCAAACCCTAGGCTTCCGGCGAGGTCtggcggcgtcgtcgtcgtcggagggaggcggcgagggcgaGTGGGGCTGGGAGGGGCTGGGGGTGAAGGGGAGGCTGCACATGGTGATGGGCTCTTGCTGGGGGAGCTCGGGAGGGGTGGCGAAgacctcctcgtcgtcctcgtcctcggccccCCGCGCTTGCGAGGCTGAGGCGGAGGCGGAGGGGGCGTTGGCGGCGCCGAGGAAGGGGGAGTTGGCGAGGATGTCCTCCTGGGACGCCGAGATGTCGCCGCCGCACTCCAGCGCCACCTTCTCCATCATCGGcccgacctcggcggcggcggcggccatggctgcCGCAGTGGTCGGAGAGGGACGGGGAGGAGGACTCGCCAGACTGAACCTGTAGCTGTTGAAACCAGATTGACACTTGGTCAGTTGTAGCTGTTGAATGAAAGTTAGGCCTCTTTCATTCAAATTCAAAGGATTTCCAAACGAATTTTGAAGGATCCTAATCCTTTTTTTTGCGGGCAATTTAGAGAGATTTATTAAGCAAATGCATTCCTTGGACAATCAGCCATCAGACTGGTCACAAGGAAGCTAGGGGTCTTGTCGAGCCAACTTTCAGCCGCATTCAGTGCGCATGCATGTTTTGCACATAGATATGCTGGTAAGTTGGCTGACCTGCTTACATGAATAACACCAAAAATAGTGAAAAAAGAACTAAGCTCTTCTATTTCTAACAAGACTGGAGCCACAATAgaacgagaattgtggcgagtttCTCAGAGCGACACCAACTCCAGACAATCAACCTCCATAATCACCTGTTGGAAGCCTCGTAAAGTAGCAAAACGGACTCCTTCCCGCAGTGACAAAGCCTCCATGATCAGAGGA is a genomic window containing:
- the LOC123089711 gene encoding myristoylated alanine-rich C-kinase substrate, which produces MAAAAAEVGPMMEKVALECGGDISASQEDILANSPFLGAANAPSASASASQARGAEDEDDEEVFATPPELPQQEPITMCSLPFTPSPSQPHSPSPPPSDDDDAARPRRKPRVCTRKVRGAKFSTPAPAPTPTPSPKQQPEQPPRAIVDPLYRAMLMIPTATAAGAAASKQDPLEDFLALARQRGIF